The Polyodon spathula isolate WHYD16114869_AA chromosome 3, ASM1765450v1, whole genome shotgun sequence genome has a segment encoding these proteins:
- the LOC121313583 gene encoding ADP-ribosylation factor-like protein 4A: MGNGLSEQSPILSSFPSFQAFHIAILGLDCAGKTTVLYRLQFNEFVNTVPTKGFNTEKIKVTLGSSRTVTFHFWDVGGQEKLRPLWKSYTRCTDGIIFVVDSVDAERMEEVKTELHKITKISENQGVPILVIANKQDLRNSLTLSEIEKMLALRELSSSTPWHLQPTCAIIGDGLREGLEKLYEMIIKRRKMLRQQKKKR, from the coding sequence ATGGGGAATGGATTATCAGAACAGAGTCCAATTTTGTCAAGTTTTCCATCTTTTCAGGCTTTTCATATTGCTATTCTGGGCTTGGACTGTGCAGGGAAAACCACAGTTTTGTATCGACTACAGTTCAATGAATTTGTTAACACTGTCCCGACAAAAGGATTTAACACGGAGAAGATCAAAGTAACACTGGGAAGTTCCAGAACAGTGACTTTCCACTTCTGGGATGTGGGCGGCCAAGAGAAGTTAAGACCTCTGTGGAAATCATACACACGATGCACTGATGGCATCATTTTTGTAGTAGACTCTGTGGATGCAGAAAGGATGGAAGAAGTCAAAACAGAATTGCATAAAATAACAAAGATATCTGAAAACCAAGGCGTGCCCATTCTAGTAATCGCGAACAAACAGGACCTAAGGAATTCATTAACTCTTTCAGAGATTGAAAAAATGTTAGCACTACGTGAACTAAGTTCCTCCACCCCTTGGCACCTGCAACCCACATGTGCAATCATAGGGGATGGACTCAGAGAAGGACTGGAGAAACTTTATGAAATGATTATAAAACGGAGAAAGATGTTAAGGCAGCAGAAAAAGAAGAGATGA